A section of the Pleuronectes platessa chromosome 7, fPlePla1.1, whole genome shotgun sequence genome encodes:
- the tubgcp6 gene encoding gamma-tubulin complex component 6 yields the protein MYSSPNHPMKPNCNSSSITELLGTLCDCSLSGVSWKRRALGGVSKEGFRRALKRRAYDALLSKLFLDGSKVSSSGPSATAQTPPRNRVLMICFDLRVAGCREEAERLEDQLGRLPEEASSGLKEIDAVLELLVHLAGSAPPPSTSFNRDYMRRERPVLRRPQPWGYQSEELQRLEARAWGLVCGEEWGTLESFCETQGLMDAPPGTGLLALRTKLEVEEKFEKDTRMTLFGALQHTRTSDIDIRLDLPPVPSNIDVTGLAIRVPTCSDQSEDEGFQSSSNLTPDSQSEPSPVPDIDIWEAARTFEPGRRRCWESVGRPPGKSESLYLTEGGREAFDQLYRLWEGEMRVVSTGTLSPVLPLDSQTQLVSNLLNVLIGVASTTFPLNQSIQFDVRPGVCISGASPESVSRLLREVAQYGTNYLRLSNFTLKSADKKGLVFQAFTGGLRKYLHYYRACVLSTSPTLSLLTISFLFRKVGRQLRYLSELCCVDGPLGVGQASFPAGVKLLSYLYNEAQHNCGNENYPVLLSLLKSCCEPYTRFVYDWVYSGVFRDVHGEFMIQVNEEYLSSRDKNFWIQGYTLISKDVEDCVPIFLKHIANDVYVCGKTINLLKICCPQHYICWSELPVPRIAVTFSLQEVEDIEKDCAVYRGRMERIAKHSAISREEQALRTEQARQELINQVRASTAKTLESIRGRQVSQRLAEEAKKRERFEECKQQLEQEQEWRSAAKKKQEEDDFSFARELRDREKRLQALEEQLEQTARKELIAQYSHLSEEAARRERRAVWRVQRMRLDEARAQFFIHDREHTEALVEKYPLGQEGPPVEVLPPISSTEHSVQQQELSEQQRVETQESDTVPSPPPDPSSSPITHLTADPALISEEIDIKDFLPKSPNPDSRQVDVALQEIGSDLSEVCPTAQLVDYDFSAPFSPLEGITGQASVQPRPRWGPAVQPDLIQSHPSFSHIPIGENMSQVMENVPKVSLFGQASKSSFPLGQYTLLEPRNTSKASVYDYSSQAIAEQIDRTGTATDDKQDECVLTAEQDTKMEILEMKVAEKENEQKTTELAADVVPPQPSSSTHGHSSDANIKVGQFVSEVTSPLSFPNIHGHASDSHIQIQGHVSGVNAPLLSPSVHGHSSDSHFKAGENVSDFVALFPSSNVHGHASDAHFNVGEMVSNIVAPLPTPNVHGDKKDEVVLTAQQDTKIEILEMKVDEKEDEQKTTEPSKEDGVTVTAPFTTPEQGNGDHKVVTSASDLSRGISLEKNTQDEILDAQNKGDGNISLTNVHTHVSRELAADVVPPQPSSSTHGHSSDANIKVGQFVSEVTAPLSFPSIHGHASDSHIQIQGHVSGVNAPLPSPSVHGHSSDSHFKAGENVSDFVAVFPSSNVHGHATDTHFNVGEMVSNIVAPLPTPNVHGHSSDAHIKVGENVSENVALIPTANIHGHSSDANMKVGEMVSNVSEAIPRFSQHGHVSDCTLQPGCHVSGDKLTLSPLPGSSYGHSSDSTLGVGCVVSGEEPKCPPMPGSAHGHSSDSSLGIGCKVLGTQLQPSALPGSVYGHSSDSSLGVGCVVKSNQQKPEDNEGPESESHGQQVVEGMGSWPAGSGLSPREQSEREYLLALSAQYQVDLYDDCYNLMASSPECQLLKQVTRGPWGLPTEPTLRRATDTTAVQLSEMVSLPVLIKHSVTTPLITHVSLVNKAVVDFFFVELGVERHFEALRHFLLMEDGEFAQSLSDLLFEKLGNRQTPGELLTPLVLNSILSKALQYSLHGDTPLAANFTFALRFFPETFHPHAPDSLNCLELRYKVDWPLNIIITDSCMNKYNRLFSFLLQLKHMVWSLRDVWFHLKRTALVKGAGRSVQFRQLQLYRHEMQHFVKVIQGYIANQILQVSWSEFTAKLATASDLDAIHRTHADYLNRAIFRGLLTEKAAPVMNIIHSIFSLILKFRAQLIAQPWDSQHGEAVHPSFIAMQQSYNTFKYYSHFLFKVVTKLVNRGYQPHLEDFLLRINFNNYYKDS from the exons ATGTACTCAAGCCCAAATCACCCCATGAAGCCCAattgcaacagcagcagcatcactgagtTGCTGGGTaccctgtgtgactgcagcctGTCTGGAGTGTCATGGAAGCGTCGAGCCCTGGGTGGAGTCTCAAAGGAAGGATTCCGTAGGGCTCTAAAGAGGCGTGCTTACGATGCCCTGCTATCCAAACTGTTTCTGGATGGTAGCAAAGTTTCATCCTCAGGACCTAGTGCCACGGCTCAAACACCGCCTAGAAACAGAGTCCTGATGATATGCTTTGACTTGCGGGTGGCagggtgcagagaggaagcagagaggttGGAGGACCAGCTCGGGAGGCTGCCGGAGGAAGCGTCCTCTGGCCTGAAGGAAATAGACGCAGTTCTTGAGCTCCTTGTGCACTTGGCTGGTTCTGCACCTCCACCCTCTACCTCTTTTAACAGGGACTACATGAGACGAGAGCGGCCCGTGCTGCGGAGGCCTCAACCCTGGGGCTACCAGAGCGAAGAGCTTCAGCGGCTAGAGGCCAGGGCTTGGGGGCTAGTCTGTGGGGAGGAATGGGGGACTTTGGAGAGTTTCTGTGAAACTCAGGGGTTGATGGATGCCCCTCCAGGTACAGGGCTGCTAGCTCTGAGGACCAAATTGGAAGTTGAAGAAAAATTTGAGAAGGACACCAGGATGACACTGTTTGGAGCACTGCAGCACACTCGCACTTCAGACATAGATATAAGACTGGACCTGCCTCCTGTTCCCAGTAATATTGATGTGACTGGGCTGGCTATCAGG GTCCCCACCTGTTCAGATCAGTCTGAGGATGAGGGCTTCCAGTCGTCGTCCAACCTGACCCCAGACTCTCAGTCAGAGCCCAGCCCCGTTCCAGACATTGATATATGGGAGGCTGCCCGCACTTTTGAGCCCGGAAGACGCCGCTGTTGGGAGTCTGTGGGACG CCCACCAGGGAAAAGTGAGTCTCTCTACCTaacagagggaggcagggaggcctTCGACCAGCTCTATCGTCTTTGGGAGGGGGAGATGAGGGTGGTGAGCACTGGGACCCTCTCCCCTGTCCTCCCGCTGGACTCTCAGACACAACTGGTTTCCAACCTCCTCAACGTCCTGATCGGAGTGGCGTCCACAACGTTCCCTCTTAACCAG AGTATTCAGTTTGATGTCAGGCCTGGAGTGTGCATCTCGGGAGCCTCTCCAGAGAGCGTGTCTCGTCTCCTGAGGGAGGTGGCCCAGTACGGCACCAACTACTTGAGGCTGAGTAACTTTACTCTGAAGAGTGCCGACAAGAAGGGCCTAGTCTTCCAG GCTTTCACAGGAGGTCTCAGGAAGTATCTGCATTACTACAGAGCTTGTGTTCTCAGCACTTCACCCACACTCAGCCTGTTGACCATCAGCTTCCTCTTTCGTAAAGTTGGCCGCCAACTCAG GTACCTGTCAGAGCTGTGCTGTGTTGACGGGCCTTTGGGTGTGGGCCAGGCTTCCTTCCCTGCA GGTGTTAAACTGCTGTCCTACCTGTACAATGAAGCACAGCATAACTGCGGCAACGAGAACTATCCGGTCCTGCTGTCGCTGCTGAAGAGCTGCTGTGAACCCTACACAAG GTTTGTGTATGACTGGGTGTATAGTGGCGTGTTCCGGGATGTTCATGGCGAATTCATGATCCAGGTCAACGAGGAGTACCTCAGCTCCAGAG ACAAAAACTTCTGGATCCAAGGCTACACTCTGATCTCTAAGGATGTGGAGGATTGTGTTCCCATCTTCCTCAAACACATCGCCAATGATGTGTACGTCTGCGGAAAAACCATCAACCTCCTGAAGATCTGCTGCCCACAG CACTACATCTGCTGGTCGGAGCTGCCGGTGCCTCGCATTGCTGTCACCTTCTCCCTTCAGGAGGTGGAGGACATTGAGAAGGACTGCGCTGTGTACCGCGGACGCATGGAGAGGATTGCCAAGCACAGCGCCATCAGCAGGGAGGAGCAG GCCCTGCGTACAGAGCAAGCACGCCAAGAGCTGATCAATCAGGTCAGAGCGTCAACTGCCAAAACTCTGGAAAGCATCCGTG GACGTCAAGTGTCACAACGTCTGGCTGAAGAGGCCAAGAAGAGGGAGCGTTTTGAGGAGTGTAAGCAGCAACTGGAGCAAGAGCAAGAG TGGCGGAGTGCAGccaagaagaagcaggaggaggatgatttCAGCTTTGCCAGAGAgctgagggacagagagaagagactaCAAGCCCTGGAGGAGCAACTGGAGCAGACAGCCAG GAAGGAGCTGATTGCTCAGTACAGCCATCTGTCAGAGGAAGCTGCCCGCAGAGAGAGACGAGCCGTGTGGAGGGTTCAGCGAATGAGACTTGACGAAGCACGAGCTCAGTTCTTTATTCACGACAGAGAGCACACTGAG GCATTAGTAGAGAAATATCCTTTAGGACAGGAGGGACCTCCTGTGGAAGTTCTGCCTCCTATTTCCTCAACAGAACATTCTGTACAACAACAG GAGCTGTCAGAGCAGCAGCGTGTTGAGACCCAAGAATCTGACACTGTACCTTCACCCCCACCCGACCCATCATCATCACCCATCACCCACCTCACAGCTGACCCTGCCCTCATCTCTGAAGAGATCGATATCAAGGATTTCCTCCCCAAATCACCTAATCCTGACAGTCGACAAGTGGACGTGGCCCTACAGGAGATCGGCTCTGACCTTTCTGAAGTGTGCCCAACAGCACAACTAGTTGACTATGACTTCAGTGCCCCCTTTAGTCCACTCGAGGGTATCACTGGCCAAGCCTCAGTTCAGCCCCGGCCTCGCTGGGGACCCGCAGTCCAGCCTGACTTGATCCAAAGCCACCCGTCTTTCTCTCACATCCCCATCGGTGAGAATATGTCCCAAGTCATGGAGAATGTCCCCAAAGTCAGCCTCTTCGGTCAAGCTTCCAAATCTAGCTTTCCTCTCGGCCAGTATACCCTGTTGGAGCCTCGAAATACATCTAAAGCCAGTGTTTATGATTATTCCTCTCAAGCCATAGCAGAGCAAATAGACAGGACTGGTACAGCCACAGATGACAAGCAGGATGAATGTGTCCTCACGGCAGAACAGGACACTAAAATGGagattttagaaatgaaagtagctgaaaaagaaaatgaacaaaaaactactgaactggCTGCAGATGTTGTTCCCCCCCAACCATCATCAAGCACCCATGGACACTCCTCTGACGCTAACATAAAGGTCGGGCAGTTTGTATCCGAGGTCACTTCTCCTCTATCGTTTCCCAACATCCATGGCCATGCCTCAGACTCCCACATTCAGATTCAAGGACATGTTTCAGGTGTCAATGCTCCTCTACTTTCCCCCAGCGTTCATGGTCACTCTTCTGATTCTCACTTTAAAGCTGGGGAAAATGTCTCAGACTTTGTCGctctttttccttcttccaaTGTCCACGGTCATGCCTCGGATGCCCACTTCAACGTTGGGGAGATGGTTTCTAACATAGTTGCCCCTCTGCCCACCCCTAATGTTCATGGTGACAAGAAGGATGAAGTTGTCCTTACGGCACAACAGGACACTAAAATTGagattttagaaatgaaagTAGATGAAAAAGAAGATGAACAAAAAACTACTGAGCCTTCGAAAGAAGATGGTGTGACAGTTACTGCCCCCTTCACCACACCAGAGCAGGGCAATGGTGACCACAAAGTTGTGACAAGTGCTTCTGACTTGAGTCGGGGGATATCCCTTGAGAAAAACACTCAAGACGAAATTTTAGATGCTCAAAACAAAGGCGATGGAAATATTTCTTTGACAAACGTTCACACTCATGTCTCCAGAGAGCTGGCTGCAGATGTTGTTCCCCCCCAACCATCATCCAGCACCCACGGACACTCCTCCGACGCTAACATAAAGGTCGGGCAGTTTGTATCCGAGGTTACTGCTCCTCTATCGTTTCCCAGCATCCACGGCCATGCCTCAGACTCCCACATTCAGATTCAAGGACATGTTTCAGGTGTCAATGCTCCTCTACCTTCCCCCAGCGTTCATGGTCACTCTTCTGATTCTCACTTTAAAGCTGGGGAAAATGTCTCGGACTTTGTCgctgtttttccttcttccaaTGTCCACGGTCATGCCACGGATACCCACTTCAACGTTGGGGAGATGGTTTCTAACATAGTTGCCCCTCTGCCCACCCCTAATGTTCATGGTCACAGCTCAGATGCGCATATCAAAGTTGGGGAGAATGTTTCTGAAAATGTTGCACTGATCCCTACTGCAAATATCCACGGTCACTCTTCTGATGCAAATATGAAAGTGGGCGAGATGGTCTCCAACGTATCTGAAGCAATACCTCGTTTCAGTCAACACGGGCATGTCTCGGACTGCACACTCCAGCCAGGCTGTCATGTGTCAGGGGACAAACTTACGTTGTCCCCTTTACCCGGCAGTTCTTACGGTCACTCCTCAGACTCGACGTTAGGTGTAGGATGTGTAGTTTCGGGAGAAGAACCAAAATGTCCTCCAATGCCTGGCAGTGCCCACGGTCATTCCTCAGACTCGTCGCTGGGTATAGGTTGTAAGGTGCTGGGGACTCAGCTGCAACCCTCTGCACTACCAGGCAGTGTTTATGGCCACTCGTCAGATTCTTCACTTGGTGTTGGATGTGTGGTGAAGAGCAATCAGCAGAAACCAGAGGACAATGAAG GTCCTGAGTCGGAGAGTCATGGTCAGCAGGTGGTGGAAGGCATGGGGTCCTGGCCAGCAGGCTCTGGTTTGTCCCCAAGAGAACAGTCTGAGCGGGAATACCTGTTAGCTCTGTCTGCTCAGTACCAGGTGGACCTCTATGACGACTGCTACAACCTAATGG cttCCTCACCCGAGTGTCAGTTGCTGAAGCAGGTAACCCGGGGCCCCTGGGGCCTTCCTACGGAGCCCACTCTCCGCAGAGCGACAGACACCACTGCAGTCCAGCTCAGCGAGATGGTGTCCCTGCCGGTTCTGATAAAACACTCTGTCACCACCCCACTCATCACACA TGTGTCTTTGGTGAACAAGGCGGTGGTGGACTTCTTCTTTGTGGAGTTGGGAGTTGAAAGACACTTTGAAGCACTGCGCCATTTCCTGCTGATGGAGGACGGCGAGTTTGCCCAGTCCCTCAGTGATCTGCTCTTTGAAAAG cTGGGCAATCGGCAGACTCCCGGCGAGCTGCTGACCCCCTTGGTCCTGAACTCCATCCTCAGTAAGGCCCTGCAGTACAGCTTGCACGGGGACACGCCTTTGGCCGCCAACTTCACCTTCGCCCTTCGCTTCTTCCCGGAGACCTTTCACCCGCACGCCCCTGACTCCCTCAACTGCCTGGAGCTGCGCTACAAG GTGGACTGGCCGTTGAACATCATCATCACGGACAGCTGCATGAACAAATACAACCGCCTGTTCTcgttcctgctgcagctcaaacACATGGTGTGGAGCCTCCGTGATGTCTGGTTCCACCTGAAGAGAACAG CGCTGGTGAAAGGTGCGGGCCGCTCGGTGCAGTTTCGTCAGCTGCAGCTCTACAGACATGAGATGCAGCATTTCGTCAAGGTGATTCAGGGATACATCGCCAACCAGATCCTGCAGGTGTCGTGGAGCGAGTTCACAGCCAAGCTGGCCACTGCCAGCGACCTGGATGCCATCCACCGCACACATGCAGACTACCTTAACAGAGCCATCTTCAG gGGTTTGCTGACGGAGAAAGCTGCTCCGGTCATGAACATTATCCACAGCATCTTCAGCCTGATCCTCAAGTTCCGGGCCCAGCTGATCGCACAACCGTGGGACAGCCAGCACGGCGAGGCGGTGCACCCCAGCTTCATCGCCATGCAGCAGTCGTACAACACCTTCAAGTATTACTCTCACTTCCTTTTCAAAG TGGTGACCAAGCTGGTTAACAGAGGCTACCAGCCCCATCTCGAGGATTTCCTCCTTCGCATCAACTTCAACAACTACTACAAAGACTCATGA